The segment ACCAAAAGTTGACGGCTACAACTTCAGTTTTAGTGGAATAAAGACTTTTATAACTAATTATGTAAATAACCAAAAGATGAAAGGAAATGCTATTTCAAAAGAAGATATTGCAAAATCTCTTCAGGAAATTATCGTAAATGTTTTGTATGATAAAATATTGATGACTGTGAAGGAAAAGGATGTGAAAACGTTACTTGTTGCAGGCGGTGTTTCAGCAAATAGAAGGCTTCGTGAGAAATTTTCAGAATTTAAAAATATTCAGAATAATGAAGGTGAACAAATTGAAGTTCATTTTCCCAAAATGGAATATTGCACTGATAATGCGGCAATGATAGGCGTTGCGGCTTATTATGACTTGAAAAATAATTCTCAATTTGAGCTGGGAAAACAGTATGATGTGGATGCGATTTCTACTAAAAATTAGAAAAACACTAATGGCACAATCAATAGAAAATATTGTCTTGGTTGTGCCGCAATAATAGAAAAATAATCGCTGATTGTTACAACGATTATTTCCTATCAAGTAAATAAATTTTTTTATCCTTTTAATACTAATTTTAATTTTTTTCAGAAAATCAAATATTTTTTGCTCTTTCCAAAAACAATTCCTGCAATTTCACAGCTTCCCCGTCTTCCGTGTTTTCTCCAACAAATTCAAAATCTTTTGGCAGCAGTTTTCTTAGTCTGTCGATGGAATTTCCCATTGCATAGCCTTTTCCAACCATTGTAAGCATTTCAAAGTCATTTTCACCATCACCAAAGGCTACTGCGTCCTTTAATTCCAAGCCTTCTCTTTCTAATAGAAATTTTGCCGCTGCTCCTTTGTTTGCACCTTTTGCCATAACTTCCATACAATAATCGCTGACAAAGATGACATTTACATCGTCTGTTATTTTTAGGATGGCTTTTTCCAAGTTTGTAAGCTGTTCATGCTCTCCAATATAAAATATTTTTAATATATCCAAATTTTTTAGTTCATCTTTTGGAACTTCCTTAAAATTGACTTTTACATCTCTTGGAATTCTGTCATA is part of the Leptotrichia trevisanii DSM 22070 genome and harbors:
- a CDS encoding Cof-type HAD-IIB family hydrolase; translation: MYKAVISDLDGTLLSRGHHVTKFTKNVIKEIIKKGINFYIASGRSYDQIGYVTEQLEVKIPIIAANGARIFDADGNMIYEKGLSSKAAKAILGLDYEHIAEGSHLNIFSGNDWIITKGTAQKVYDRIPRDVKVNFKEVPKDELKNLDILKIFYIGEHEQLTNLEKAILKITDDVNVIFVSDYCMEVMAKGANKGAAAKFLLEREGLELKDAVAFGDGENDFEMLTMVGKGYAMGNSIDRLRKLLPKDFEFVGENTEDGEAVKLQELFLERAKNI